Proteins co-encoded in one Listeria ivanovii subsp. ivanovii genomic window:
- a CDS encoding LPXTG cell wall anchor domain-containing protein, producing MTSLTRESQNITTINTNGGYKLYENSSKDTLPRAGDKGNTWYVLGALLLVAITLIVIKRHKTNMDFGTKK from the coding sequence GTGACATCGCTAACAAGAGAATCACAAAACATCACTACCATAAATACTAATGGTGGTTATAAGCTTTATGAGAATTCTTCCAAAGATACACTCCCGAGAGCGGGAGATAAAGGTAACACTTGGTATGTATTGGGAGCTTTGTTACTAGTAGCGATAACGCTTATAGTTATTAAAAGGCACAAAACAAATATGGATTTTGGAACGAAAAAGTAA
- a CDS encoding leucine-rich repeat domain-containing protein: MKKDFWLKSLVVALIVIGGIWIGSSQGMKVEAANISKDEAINKIFPNANLAEEIKKELGKTSVTDVVTQNELDTITSISGSGVDTIEGMQYLNNLTFIVFNKDNISDLSPLAGLTKMKHIMLAYNKIKDISPLANMTDLEYLSIPGNQISDISSLLNLTKLNHVELENNQISDISVLANLTDIDYLTLATNQISDISAVGNLTKLTYLTARKNKIKDISALANLTNLGLLNVSKNQISEVSALSNLKEITILDIDHNQISDVSPIASMDKLRNLVISDNQITDASPLASLPQLTSLVMSNNQITDISAFGGKNQLINLEASNQMYTNKPIDYQTDIAIPNIVKDITGDLIEPTTISNNGKYSSPDIFWNLSKFVKEVHYTFNKVETVGNTNIEYSGTIKQPIAPVYYTVHYFVDGKETTEKVQIDSLLKEPKTPTKEGYIFKGWYDEKTGGKKWNFKKDVMPANDLNLYAQFSKKASSAGSEGTDGNSGNNGNNGVSNNQATGEKVTFAATNTSTSNSMLPTTGDSDNTIYTLLGLFLVGTGFMFFKRNRAESREEK; encoded by the coding sequence GTGAAAAAAGATTTTTGGTTAAAAAGTTTGGTAGTTGCACTAATCGTTATCGGTGGAATATGGATTGGTTCAAGCCAAGGGATGAAGGTAGAAGCTGCAAATATTTCGAAAGATGAAGCTATCAATAAAATTTTTCCAAATGCTAATTTAGCAGAAGAGATAAAAAAGGAACTTGGGAAAACAAGTGTAACAGATGTAGTGACACAAAACGAACTGGACACGATTACTTCAATAAGTGGCTCAGGGGTAGACACTATTGAAGGAATGCAATATTTAAACAATCTTACATTTATAGTTTTTAATAAGGATAATATAAGTGATCTTAGCCCTTTAGCTGGATTGACTAAAATGAAACACATAATGTTAGCATACAATAAGATAAAAGATATTAGTCCATTGGCGAATATGACGGATTTAGAATATTTGAGTATACCAGGGAATCAGATTAGTGATATAAGCTCACTCTTGAACTTGACTAAGCTAAATCATGTAGAACTTGAGAATAACCAAATAAGTGACATAAGTGTATTAGCTAATTTAACAGATATAGACTATCTCACATTGGCTACCAATCAGATTAGCGATATAAGTGCAGTAGGTAATTTAACGAAGCTAACATACTTAACTGCGCGAAAAAATAAGATAAAAGATATTAGTGCACTGGCCAATTTAACTAACTTAGGCCTTTTAAATGTATCTAAAAACCAGATAAGTGAAGTAAGTGCATTATCTAATTTGAAGGAAATAACTATTTTAGATATAGATCATAATCAGATAAGTGATGTAAGTCCAATAGCCTCGATGGATAAACTTCGCAATCTCGTCATATCTGACAACCAAATAACCGATGCCAGTCCGCTTGCAAGTTTACCACAACTTACTTCGTTAGTTATGTCTAATAATCAAATAACAGATATAAGCGCATTTGGTGGAAAAAATCAATTAATTAATTTAGAAGCATCGAATCAGATGTATACTAATAAACCAATAGATTATCAAACAGATATAGCGATTCCAAATATAGTAAAAGATATCACAGGAGACTTAATCGAACCAACGACAATTAGTAATAACGGTAAATATAGTAGTCCTGATATATTTTGGAACTTAAGCAAATTCGTCAAAGAAGTTCATTACACATTTAATAAGGTTGAAACAGTTGGAAATACAAATATCGAATATAGCGGAACTATCAAACAGCCAATAGCTCCAGTATATTATACGGTTCATTACTTTGTAGATGGGAAAGAAACGACAGAAAAAGTACAAATTGATTCCTTACTAAAAGAGCCAAAAACACCAACAAAAGAAGGTTATATTTTTAAAGGCTGGTATGATGAAAAAACAGGCGGGAAGAAATGGAACTTTAAAAAAGATGTAATGCCCGCAAATGATTTAAACTTATATGCACAATTCAGTAAAAAAGCTAGTAGCGCTGGGAGCGAGGGAACGGACGGGAATAGTGGCAACAATGGAAATAATGGTGTATCCAATAACCAAGCTACGGGTGAAAAAGTAACGTTTGCTGCAACCAATACGAGCACTTCTAATAGTATGCTTCCAACAACGGGAGATAGCGACAATACCATATATACTTTGTTAGGACTATTCTTAGTAGGAACTGGATTTATGTTCTTTAAAAGGAATCGTGCCGAGAGCAGGGAGGAGAAATGA
- a CDS encoding internalin N-terminal domain-containing protein: MNAIHGTKVEAAHITQPMPINQILPDTTLAEVMKKDGMMQKRVEKNETLA, encoded by the coding sequence ATTAATGCAATTCATGGAACTAAAGTAGAAGCTGCCCATATTACCCAGCCTATGCCAATTAATCAAATACTTCCAGATACAACTTTAGCAGAAGTAATGAAAAAAGATGGTATGATGCAAAAACGGGTGGAAAAGAATGAAACTTTAGCGTAG
- the bsh gene encoding choloylglycine hydrolase, with protein MCTSITYTTRDHYFGRNFDYELSYNEVLVVTPKNFPFHFRKVENMKQHYALIGIASVMENYPLYYDATNEKGLSMAGLNFSGNADYKEMVEGKDNVTPFEFIPWILGQCATVKEARVLLEKINLVNISFSDNLPLASLHWLMADQTESIVIESVKDGLHIYDNPVGVLTNNPPFNYQLFNLNNYRVLSSKTPENHFSKKLELDPYSRGMGGMGLPGDLSSMSRFVKVAFTKLNSISGNSESESISQFFHILGSVEQQKGLCDVGGEKYEHTIYSSCCNMDKGIYYYKTYDNSQITGIDMHRENLESEELVIYPLINSQQVNWVNK; from the coding sequence ATGTGTACGTCAATAACTTATACAACTAGAGATCATTATTTTGGAAGGAATTTTGATTATGAACTTTCGTATAATGAGGTTCTAGTAGTCACGCCGAAAAATTTCCCGTTCCATTTTCGTAAGGTAGAGAATATGAAACAACACTATGCATTAATTGGTATTGCTTCTGTGATGGAGAACTATCCTTTATATTACGATGCTACAAATGAAAAAGGCCTTAGTATGGCAGGTTTAAACTTTTCTGGAAATGCCGACTATAAGGAGATGGTGGAAGGAAAAGATAATGTGACGCCGTTTGAATTTATCCCGTGGATTTTAGGGCAATGTGCCACTGTTAAAGAAGCAAGGGTATTACTTGAGAAAATTAATCTAGTCAATATTAGTTTTAGTGATAATTTACCGCTTGCGTCTTTACATTGGTTGATGGCAGATCAAACAGAATCTATCGTGATTGAATCTGTGAAAGATGGTCTACACATATATGATAATCCGGTAGGTGTTTTAACGAATAACCCACCATTTAATTATCAACTATTTAATTTAAATAATTACCGAGTGCTTTCAAGTAAAACACCAGAAAACCATTTTTCAAAAAAGCTTGAGTTAGATCCTTATAGTCGAGGAATGGGGGGGATGGGACTCCCAGGTGATTTATCATCAATGTCTCGTTTTGTTAAAGTTGCTTTCACAAAATTAAATTCCATTTCTGGAAATTCCGAATCCGAAAGTATTAGCCAATTTTTCCATATTTTAGGATCTGTTGAACAACAAAAAGGTCTTTGTGACGTTGGCGGAGAAAAATATGAACATACGATTTATTCATCTTGTTGTAACATGGATAAAGGCATTTATTATTACAAAACGTATGATAATAGCCAAATTACTGGCATAGATATGCACCGAGAAAATTTGGAAAGCGAAGAACTAGTTATTTATCCGCTCATTAATAGCCAGCAAGTGAATTGGGTCAATAAATAA
- the mscL gene encoding large conductance mechanosensitive channel protein MscL: MKKMLIEFRDFALKGNVLDLAVAVVIGAAFGKIVTSLVDNIIMPFVGVLLGGLDFSDLSIKVGKSVIQYGAFIQSIVDFIIIAFAIFLFVKILTSFIKKKEQPMEETPVPPTEEYLKEIRDLLKEQQK; the protein is encoded by the coding sequence ATGAAAAAAATGTTAATAGAATTTAGAGATTTCGCTTTAAAAGGGAACGTGCTTGACTTGGCTGTAGCTGTCGTTATTGGGGCTGCATTTGGAAAAATCGTAACATCATTAGTAGACAATATTATCATGCCGTTTGTCGGTGTTTTACTCGGAGGACTTGATTTCAGTGACTTAAGTATTAAAGTTGGTAAATCAGTCATCCAGTATGGTGCTTTCATTCAATCCATTGTTGACTTTATCATCATCGCTTTTGCTATTTTCCTTTTCGTCAAAATACTTACTAGTTTTATTAAGAAAAAAGAGCAACCTATGGAAGAAACGCCTGTCCCTCCAACTGAGGAATACTTAAAAGAAATTCGCGACTTATTAAAAGAACAACAGAAATAA